The DNA window CTTTGTTGCCTTCCACAAGCAGCGGTCTTTTCAGCAGCATGCCGTTTGAAGCAAGAAGTTCCAGCTTCTCACTTTCACTCATACTTACCAGCTTATTTTTTAAATCCAGTTCTTTATAGACCTTCCCGTTTGTATTAAAAAATTTCTTTATATCAAACTTACTTTTTTTGTATATGTTTTCTATTTCTTTTCTTGTTAAATTTGCATCCACTATATGTTCTTTTTCATATTTCAATTCATGGCTGTCAAGCCATTTCAGCGCTTTTTTACATGTACTGCATGAAGGATAATAATATATTTTCATCTCTTCTGTCCCCGTCTTTCTTTTAGATTATAATTCCAATAATAGTTCTTTCAAAGCCTTCATCTCATCTCTTTTAGCTATTGCCTTCTCAAAATTCAGCTCTTCAGCCAGTTTTCTTATCTCTTTTTCAAGAATTCTGATTTCTTTCTCTATATCTTTTCTGTCTTTGTAGATTTTTTTGATTCTGTCTACTTTTTCTTCGTTTCCTATTTCATAATCCACAAGCGAATCAGAAATTTTACTTACGATTGTCTTAGGATTTATATTATGTGCTTTGTTATACTCAATCTGAATCTCACGTCTTCTCTCCACTTCATCCATGGCTTCTTTCATTGAACCTGTCATTCTGTCAGCGTAAAGAATTACTTTCCCTTCTACGTTTCTTGCTGCTCTTCCCATTGTCTGTATCAATGATCTTCTTGATCTCAGGTATCCTTCCTTATCAGCTTCCAAAATAGCTACCAATGCTACTTCTGGAATATCAAGCCCCTCTCTCAAAAGGTTTATCCCTACAAGTACGTCAAATTCCCCTATACGCAGACCTCTTATTATCTCTATTCTTTCAAGTGTTTCTATATCAGAGTGCATATATTTTACTTTCAGACCATATTCCAAATAGTAATCTGTAAGCTCTTCCGCCATTTTCTTCGTAAGTGTGGTAACAAGAACTCTTTCACCCTTCTCTACTCTCAGCTTGATTTCATCCATCAAATCATCAATCTGATTTTTTGTAGGTCTTACTTCTATAGTAGGTTCAATTATTCCTGTAGGTCTTACCAGCTGTTCTATTACTTCGCTCTTTGACTGTTCCATCTCATAGTCCCCCGGTGTAGCGGAAATATATACTACCTGAGGTGTTTTAGCGAAAAACTCCTCGAATCTCATTGGTCTGTTATCAAAGGCACTTGGAAGTCTGAATCCGTTGTCTATCAACGACTGCTTTCTTGCCCTGTCTCCCTTGTACATACCGTTTATCTGTGAAACGGAAATATGTGACTCGTCTAAAAATACTACCAGATCTTTTGGAAAATAATCTATCAGAGTATCAGGTGTTTCTCCGGGACCTTTCCCTGTGAGATATCTGGAATAATTCTCTATCCCCTTGCAAAATCCTATTTCTGCTATCATTTCCAGATCGTAATCTGTTCTCTGCTTTATTCTCTGTGCTTCCAAAAGCATATTTTTCTTATTAAAAAATTCTACTCTCTCATCCAGTTCCTTTTTTATTTCCCTGAACATTGTCTCTGAATCTTCGGTAGATAAATAGTGAGTTGCCGGCATTATTGAAATTCTCTGTATCTTTCTGATTTTCTGTCCTGTCAGCGTATTTATCTCCGAAATATCCTCCAGATCATCACCAAAAAATTCAAATCTATAACCGGTATCCTGATAAGCTGGATATAAGTCTACTACATCCCCGTTCACCCTGAACTTCCCACGCTCAAAAGCATAGTCATTCCGCTCGTATCTCAGGTCTACAAGTCTCAAAATCAGGTCATTTCTATCAAATCCCACAGAAACATCTATTGGTATAGATCTTTTTTTATACGCTTCCGGCGATCCCAAGCCGTATATTGCCGAAACAGATGCCACTATAATAACGTCTCTTCTGTTCAAAAGGGCCGCTGTTGCAGCGTGCCGCAGTTTATCAATTTCGTCATTTATTGACGAATCTTTCTCTATGTAAGTATCTGTAACTGCAACGTAAGCTTCCGGCTGATAATAATCATAATACGACACAAAGTATTCCACTGCATTATCAGGAAAAAACTGCTTATATTCATTATAAAGCTGTGCTGCCAGTGTCTTGTTCGGAGCCATGATTAATGCCGGTCTGTTTATTTTTTCTATTACATTTGCCACTGTAAAAGTCTTCCCGGAACCGGTAACTCCGAGAA is part of the Sebaldella sp. S0638 genome and encodes:
- a CDS encoding Spx/MgsR family RNA polymerase-binding regulatory protein; this translates as MKIYYYPSCSTCKKALKWLDSHELKYEKEHIVDANLTRKEIENIYKKSKFDIKKFFNTNGKVYKELDLKNKLVSMSESEKLELLASNGMLLKRPLLVEGNKVIVGFNEKEYEEKLK
- the uvrB gene encoding excinuclease ABC subunit UvrB, which codes for MDFKIHSHFKPTGDQPEAIEKIVENLENGVSDQILLGVTGSGKTFTVANVIEKINRPALIMAPNKTLAAQLYNEYKQFFPDNAVEYFVSYYDYYQPEAYVAVTDTYIEKDSSINDEIDKLRHAATAALLNRRDVIIVASVSAIYGLGSPEAYKKRSIPIDVSVGFDRNDLILRLVDLRYERNDYAFERGKFRVNGDVVDLYPAYQDTGYRFEFFGDDLEDISEINTLTGQKIRKIQRISIMPATHYLSTEDSETMFREIKKELDERVEFFNKKNMLLEAQRIKQRTDYDLEMIAEIGFCKGIENYSRYLTGKGPGETPDTLIDYFPKDLVVFLDESHISVSQINGMYKGDRARKQSLIDNGFRLPSAFDNRPMRFEEFFAKTPQVVYISATPGDYEMEQSKSEVIEQLVRPTGIIEPTIEVRPTKNQIDDLMDEIKLRVEKGERVLVTTLTKKMAEELTDYYLEYGLKVKYMHSDIETLERIEIIRGLRIGEFDVLVGINLLREGLDIPEVALVAILEADKEGYLRSRRSLIQTMGRAARNVEGKVILYADRMTGSMKEAMDEVERRREIQIEYNKAHNINPKTIVSKISDSLVDYEIGNEEKVDRIKKIYKDRKDIEKEIRILEKEIRKLAEELNFEKAIAKRDEMKALKELLLEL